A segment of the Lycium ferocissimum isolate CSIRO_LF1 chromosome 10, AGI_CSIRO_Lferr_CH_V1, whole genome shotgun sequence genome:
AAACTGTTTAAGTAGAGAGTCAATGAGCTTGTGAAAGAATTAGAGGGGCTACATACAACTGAGAAAAGCTGTATACTTTGACCCAAAATACAACCTTGGTAGATATAAGCAAAGAAGATGTGAGTATAAAACCAGGCCCTCAAATCATTAACCCTTAAAAAGAGTATCAGAGAGAGCAGACAAGTCGACTCTATGATTCAATCTCCGTGCACATAACCATGCTTCCTTCATCTTTTAATGTCCAGAGCATCGGCTTAATTGTACACAGCTCTACATATCTAACACGACCacgactcaaaaaaaaaaattatggagaAGGCAATAAGCTTGTGCTAGAAGAAGATaataagagaaaaacaaaaggctGGACAAAACAGAATATGACCTCCGAGACACCGAAAAACAACTTCAGATTAGACAAATTCTTACTAACCTGCGTGAGGAGATTTTCATCAGTAGGAAGCCTAAGGTCATCCTTGGTGTTACCATTGTCAGTGAGCAGACTCACCTGGAACGTTGTGCAGCAACATTAGATCATATcaaccaaaaatataaaaaaggaaCCGGACAAGAGAATGTAACATACAAATCCATCTTCAGAGATGTCAATAAGCTGATAATCTGTGCGATTAACATGGGGCACCTGCaatttaaacacataattattatatatatgagcaTTAATATACCGGGAAAAACGAATATAGGGGAAATGGGACAAAGAACATATGATGTACAAGAAACAGAGAGCACATACATCACAATTGTGTGAAGAGGGAACAATATCCTCAAGCTTCTTGCCAGTGAAGATGTCAATGGCGACGAAATGACATTTGGCATGACCGTGCTTGCCAGTTTTGGATGTCGAGACCTCCACAACCTGTAATCAGAAGCATCAAAATTAGAGCTAGCGCTTACACTACAACTAATGCAACAATGACTTCAACAATAATAAAAAGGAGATGTGTCTATGCTATGTCCTGAAGCAGAATCATTGAGTTACTTGATGCAAATGTCTAAATATACATCCATAACTACGACACTTTTAACAGTTCAACATATTACAAACAAAGTGGCATATCGTCCATAACCAGAACTATGgaaaaataaactcaacatttGAAATGTAGACACACCAAACACAAGGGATTTCAGAAGCTGCAGTCTTTggtaaaatatcaaatcttTTTTTCATTCTACTATGGTAAAACCCACTAACCCACCAACACAACAAAAAAACCCCATCCACAAACCCAACAGTGGCCACTTCCCACTCTTGCTCCATTGGTGGTAAATCTTTAAACCCAAACCTTATTGTTAGATGTTGAAGTTGCTTACCAAAATGCTACTCTATTTTCTTATAAGGATTAAAGATACAGTAATTGCACAAAATATACCAGCACCTCAAACTCCGAACTCCTAATAAACACACCAAATAATATACAATCACAAGCTCTATAAACCACAGTCACCAGGcctaaaattataaaattaaaaaaaaaaaaatcaaaataaccACTGTATATGCAACAGTAAGCAAACATGTACACCCCAAaaaacctatgttgctcggactctccaaaaatgatgCCGCACCCATGTCAGATCCTTCAAAAATGCACTAcctttggaggatccgacacgcacccgtgTCCATTCTTGAggagtccgagtaacatagcAAAAAACATACACCGGAAACAAAACACCAAAACAAAACATGTGATGCAAACTAGAAAGCCTTGCAAGGGTGGCCAAATGACGATATCATAAGTTAAACGAACCATCTACATCCATAACCATTCCAGTCACAGCAAAAATAAGGTTTCTCCAAATCCCAGACATAATTATTTTTACAATCGAACGACCAAACTCTTTATTAAACACACATAGAGTAAACCCCAAAGCATGAGATCTAAAATTGTAACATCAAATACATACACATCACCAATCAACTACACCTCAAATAACAAATCAATCTGAAGCTATATGCCCAACCCTACACATCATCTACATCCAAATAAATTACAAACACAGATATATATGCattaacatttaaaaaaaaaaaaacaacaataagATTAACAAAATTTtttacaacttgtttggatggtggtAACCTATTGTATTTTATTGTGTTATTAGTTTaaacagtggcggagccacatagagccgagggtgttcatcaaaggaaaaaaaacactatttttacaaggttaaaattattttttatgtatatatagtagatgctGAACCCCCTTAGGTTTCGCCGTATGTttacctttttatattttgaattactCGACGGAAATCCTAGCTCCGCCACTGagtttaaatataatatttattttgattgttacttaaattttaatgtATCGTATAGTTAATGTACCATCCAAACAAAATGTTAAACCACATAGCATCAGATCTAAAATTGCTACAACACCTCAAATAACAAATCAATCTGAATAGGTTATATTTGCAAGCCTACACATCAGTTATGTCCAAATAAATTagatatactaaataaaacagTAACAGTAACAGTAACAGTAACAGTAACAGTAACAAAAAAATGTAAACCTTGCAAGGACGGCCTTTGATAACGATGTAACCATTTTTACGGATAGTACCAGCTTGTTGAGGGTAAGTTTTAGATGCACCTGCATCTGCttttgactcaaattgatgctCTTCGTCAGACATGGCTGAAAATTCGATTGAATAGTACACAAGAGGGAAAAGAAATAACAGAGAGCAAAATGGAGGCGAAGAGATTGAGAGTAAAGCACGTGATGGCTATTTATATGCTGGGCTTAAGGGATTGTGAGTAGTTTTTTAGGGTTTGTGTTTTGATGGATTGAttgattcatttttttgcgcggattgcccttcttttggggtggtctttaaattttgcccctcaaatttatggtccttaaatttctttttcatatttgtgATCTTTAAGTTGTGTCCTTCGACTTGAAAGGTGGGCGAATACATAAagttcgagttcgaaccccggctcaagataaaataaaaaaataatttcgcaagcgGGGAGGAGTGTATGTCGGATCGAAGATAACAAAAAATACCCATAAGGCAAAATTTTTCTtgagacatagtttagttatgccttaagggggcggaattttagttaaggcataacaaaattatgccccataaggcaagaacttttccttaag
Coding sequences within it:
- the LOC132032688 gene encoding eukaryotic translation initiation factor 5A-3, translating into MSDEEHQFESKADAGASKTYPQQAGTIRKNGYIVIKGRPCKVVEVSTSKTGKHGHAKCHFVAIDIFTGKKLEDIVPSSHNCDVPHVNRTDYQLIDISEDGFVSLLTDNGNTKDDLRLPTDENLLTQIKDGFAEGKDLVVSVMSAMGEEQINALKDIGPK